TTTGAGATTCAAACTTGCCCCAGATACTAACTTAATGTCCCTACGTTTCTGTTCCACGAAGACACCTgcacagaaaatggaaaagtcTACGCCAGCAACGACATGTGGAACCCAGAGCCGTGCCGGATCTGTGTGTGCGATCAGGGCACCGCCGTGTGTGAAGAGGTGATCTGCGAGGACCTCGGTGGCTGTGAGAAAACCGTGACCCCGGAGGGCGAGTGTTGCCCTGTGTGCTTGACTGCAGCTTCAACATCAACTCCAAACACAGACCCCACAACAGGTAACACAGGTGCGCATCCTGACATATGGCTGAGGGCTCAGTGTGCGTCACCTTTAAAATGCCCTTCCCGTTTCTGTCCGCCGCCGCAGCTGCAGATGAGAAAATGGAGAGCTGCACGGTCGACGGGGAGGTCTACCACCACAACGACATCTGGAAACCAGAGCCTTGtcgcgtgtgtgtctgcgacAACGGCGTCGCCATCTGCGACGAGGTGCAGTGTGAACTGCTGCCAAACTGCGAGAAGGTCGTCACACCTGAGGGAGAGTGCTGCCCTGTGTGTGACAGCTTCGCCAGCGCCAGCAGGATGATAGGTGAGATGAATCCGCCTGCTAGCCCACTGACCATCAACATTATGGTCAGACATGGGAAGTAAGCTCAATGTTCAAAGCAACTTTGGTTGAAAGTTTCAAGTGTGCTGCACCTGTAcgcccagcagtgatgtcacagtgtactgacaCACCTTGGAGGATGCTTTTGGGTCACAGACTCactgaaagacagcagaaaTAAGATTCTAAAATCtaatttctttccttttttgtttatcttttccTCCTAGAAATCATGGGCTTCAAGGTAAGCCATCGTTCACTCTTACAtggattcatttttaaaaactattGTTCTTTAAATTAAAACCAGTCGTTCATATGTTTCCTTTATAGGGACAGAAAGGTGAACCAGGTGATATCCCATATGTAAGTGatctttacatttttaaatatatttcagCTTCTGTTAATTAAAAAGGGACTTCAGATCAACTGTTTTTGATAACATCCTGTTTTGTTACTCTCAGGTGGTGGGACTCCCCGGGCATCCTGGACCCATGGTGGgtttttactgcttttatcCTCTGTTGCTCTTGTGTTCACGCTGACATATGCCGGCCTGTCTCAGTGAAAAGCGTATAATACATAGAGTTAaagaaatgcatgaaatgaGATGACAGAGGGCCTTTTGAAACGATGCACTAATTTGGacactagatggcactaaagTATCATAATAGTGGTTCTTGAGTGGAAAACACCCTGCAGACAGCTGATGGATGTTGAGAGTGGAATAACTGCAGCACAGGCCAGTATTGTTTGCTGACCTgctttctaaaaataaataaaaatgcgCATTCTTCAGTATTCTGTGCAGAGACTGATGGACCTATTTTGCAAAGCTATTAGTTTCAACGTGGCTGCAATGTAATGTAGCACACACATCAACTGAACACAGTTACTTTTAAGGTTGAATACAAATCCCATGCATGAAATATGTATCTCTTATACTCGTGTTTCTGCTTCAGGGTCCTCCAGGAGCTCAGGGACACACTGGACCGAGAGGCTTTAAAGGCAGACGGGTGAGTGTGGATGAATTCTGCTGCTGACTGATAGACTGTAGTTAACAAGCAGCTCCGGTCCTCACATTTGACACCGTGGATCTAAAAGTTAATCTGCGAGTGGAAACACCCAACAGCGCCCCTGTGCATGACTCATTCTGCAGGTTTTCTCCTTGCAATGGTTGCTTGCTTATTGTTTCGACATCATATTTAAGGACCGATCTTATATCAGATGAGATCAAATTATCACCTGAAGAAGAGTGTGTTGTCCTTCAAGCATCATATTTCACCGTAACCCCTACAGGGCTTTGTGGGGCCTCCAGGACTTGATGGAGAGCCAGGTGTGCCAGGAAATCCAGGAGAGCCAGGAGCCCCAGGCCATCCCACCCACCCCGGGGTAAGTCTTTCTCAGAGTCAATTAACTGTTGCACCTTGTCTCATCATTTTTCTTGTGCTAAACAGTCCTTTTAAATCATTTCAGGGCAACCTAGTGTCTCAGATGACTGGTTTCAATGAGAAATCTGGTCTGGCTGGGATGGTATCAGGATCAAGGGTGAGCGCTGCAAAGCCCCCCCTAAATTTCACATCTATGAAAAGTTTGGATGTTCATGTATAATTTCAAGAACCGTGTGTGAAATGTTGTTATTTCAGGGAGAACCAGGACCTCGGGGACCTCCAGGGCCGACTGGATCTTCAGTAAGTTTTGGCCTCCAAGCAAAGATTCAGTGGCATAATTGCTTGAGTTGTTTCTTACCAGGCTAATCATTCTTTGGCTGGtgaattgagaaaataaatgtaccTTGTGTACACAGCTGTACAGCCTAAGTGACTTTTTGTGCTCTGTTCAGGGTCCAACTGGTGGTCAGGGAGTTCCAGGAGAGGTTGGAGATCCAGGACCAATGGTATGAAGATTTCAAAGTGTCTGAACTTGTTTCTCAGCCTGTAATGTTGAAATTCAGAGGTGCTGAAAAGTGAAAAACGGGTGTCAGTCGTTCCTTGTGGTCGTTCGCAGGGTGAGCCAGGTCATCGTGGACCAGATGGGCTGCCGGGAAAAGCTGGA
The sequence above is a segment of the Chaetodon auriga isolate fChaAug3 chromosome 23, fChaAug3.hap1, whole genome shotgun sequence genome. Coding sequences within it:
- the LOC143315656 gene encoding cysteine-rich motor neuron 1 protein-like, producing the protein MDRSLRSRITFCLVITLAQVIAVTCQEDTKKDTCTENGKVYASNDMWNPEPCRICVCDQGTAVCEEVICEDLGGCEKTVTPEGECCPVCLTAASTSTPNTDPTTAADEKMESCTVDGEVYHHNDIWKPEPCRVCVCDNGVAICDEVQCELLPNCEKVVTPEGECCPVCDSFASASRMIGEMNPPASPLTINIMVRHGK